Proteins found in one Pelmatolapia mariae isolate MD_Pm_ZW linkage group LG7, Pm_UMD_F_2, whole genome shotgun sequence genomic segment:
- the LOC134630234 gene encoding cytochrome P450 2D15-like, whose protein sequence is MTMFLSVVLLWICIFFIILQLKSKRPKNFPPGPPVFPILGTILQLSLENPLKDFERLRKSYGDVYSIYIGQKPAVVINGLKAIKEAMVTKAADFAGRPQDLFINDVTKRKGVIMIDYGSSWREHRRFALMTLRNFGLGKNSMEDRIHEEIKYLVSTLEESVGKTTSPRVMFHNAASNIICQVLFARRYEYDDALIKQIVQCFTENTKMANGPWAMLYDSFPIIRNLPLPFQKAFQNMETCRNITIDLINEHKKTRVPGEPRDFIDSYLDELEKRGNDRSSFSEDQLIMYSLDLYVAGTDTTSNTLLTGFLYLMNHPHIQEKCQQEIDQVLEGKDRASFEDRHKMPYTQAVIHEIQRIANTVPLSVFHCTNRDTELMGYSIPKGTVIIENLTSVLSEEGQWKFPHEFNPENFLDDKGEFVKPEAFMPFSAGPRMCLGEGLARMELFLIMVTLLHKFKFIWPEDAGQPDFTPVYGITMNPKPYDMKVQLRMPQ, encoded by the exons ATGACCATGTTTCTTTCAGTTGTGCTGCTATGGATCTGCATTTTCTTTATCATCCTTCAGCTCAAATCCAAGAGGCCAAAGAACTTCCCACCAGGACCCCCAGTCTTTCCCATACTGGGAACCATTTTGCAGCTGAGTTTAGAGAACCCCTTGAAGGACTTTGAGAGG CTGAGGAAGTCGTATGGAGATGTCTACAGTATTTACATTGGCCAGAAACCAGCTGTAGTCATCAATGGGCTGAAGGCCATAAAGGAGGCGATGGTGACTAAGGCTGCTGATTTTGCTGGACGACCCCAAGACTTGTTTATTAATGATGTCACCAAAAGGAAAG GGGTCATTATGATAGATTACGGCTCTAGTTGGAGGGAACATCGTCGCTTTGCTCTGATGACTTTGAGGAACTTTGGTCTGGGGAAGAACTCGATGGAGGACCGGATTCATGAAGAGATAAAATATCTTGTTAGCACGCTGGAGGAGAGCGTTG GTAAAACCACGAGTCCTCGAGTTATGTTTCACAATGCTGCCTCCAACATCATCTGCCAGGTTCTGTTTGCGAGACGCTACGAGTATGATGATGCATTAATCAAACAGATTGTTCAGTGCTTCACTGAGAATACCAAGATGGCCAATGGACCGTGGGCTATG CTTTATGACTCTTTTCCTATAATTCGTAACCTGCCACTGCCCTTCCAAAAGGCCTTTCAGAATATGGAg ACTTGTAGGAATATTACAATTGATTTAATCAATGAGCACAAGAAGACCAGAGTCCCTGGAGAGCCACGAGATTTTATTGACAGCTATCTGGATGAACTGGAgaag AGAGGCAATGACAGGTCTTCATTTTCAGAGGACCAGCTCATTATGTACTCTTTAGATCTTTATGTTGCTGGGACTGACACCACCTCCAACACCCTACTTACTGGTTTTCTTTACCTTATGAACCACCCGCACATACAAG AAAAATGTCAGCAAGAGATAGATCAAGTATTGGAAGGGAAAGATCGAGCCAGTTTTGAGGACAGACACAAGATGCCTTACACTCAG GCTGTGATTCATGAAATACAGAGAATTGCCAACACTGTCCCTCTCAGTGTCTTCCACTGCACCAACAGAGACACAGAGCTCATGGGATATTCAATTCCCAAG GGAACAGTGATCATCGAGAATCTGACCTCAGTGCTCAGCGAGGAGGGACAGTGGAAATTCCCTCATGAATTCAACCCTGAAAACTTCCTCGATGACAAAGGAGAGTTTGTTAAACCAGAGGCCTTCATGCCTTTCTCTGCAG GTCCTCGGATGTGTCTCGGAGAGGGTCTGGCTCGTATGGAGCTCTTCCTCATCATGGTGACTCTTCTGCACAAGTTTAAATTCATCTGGCCCGAGGACGCAGGACAACCAGACTTCACTCCAGTCTATGGCATCACTATGAATCCCAAACCTTATGACATGAAGGTTCAACTCAGAATGCCACAGTGA
- the LOC134630236 gene encoding cytochrome P450 2F2-like: MFASLVLLWLFIWIAILHLKSRRPKNFPPGPLNVPLLGSVFHLSLENPLKDFEKLRKSYGDVYSIFLGREPAVVINGVKAMKEAMVTKAADFAGRPQGLFINEIGDGKGVVMADYGSKWKEQRRFALMTLRNFGLGKNSMEERIHDEIKHIISTLEKNVGKTMSPKVMFHNAASNIICQVLFARRYEYDDELIKLFVEIFTEVSKIANGPWATLYDSFPIIRNLPLPFQKAFKKMEIYKNLSRRMVSEHKETRVPGEPRDFIDCYLDELEKRVDEESSFSEEELIIYSLNLHFAGTDTTSNTLLTGFLYLMNYPHIQERCQHEIDRVLDGKDRASFEDRHNMPYVQAVIHEVQRVANTVPLSVFHRTTRDTELMGYSIPKGTVIIQNLTSVLNEDGQWKFPHEFNPENFLNDQGEFVKPEAFMPFSAGPRMCLGEGLARMELFLIMVTLLRRYQFIWPEDAGEPDFTPVYGITLTPKPFSMKIQLRTPQ, translated from the exons ATGTTTGCTTCACTTGTGCTGCTATGGCTCTTCATTTGGATCGCCATCCTTCATCTCAAATCCCGGAGGCCCAAGAACTTTCCACCAGGACCTCTTAACGTGCCGCTACTGGGCAGCGTTTTTCACCTGAGCCTAGAGAACCCCTTGAAAGATTTTGAGAAG CTGAGGAAGTCTTATGGAGATGTCTACAGTATTTTCCTGGGGCGCGAACCAGCTGTGGTCATCAATGGTGTAAAGGCCATGAAGGAGGCTATGGTGACCAAGGCTGCTGATTTTGCTGGACGACCTCAAGGCTTGTTCATTAATGAGATCGGTGATGGGAAAG GAGTCGTTATGGCAGATTATGGCTCTAAGTGGAAGGAACAGCGTCGCTTTGCTTTGATGACTTTGAGGAACTTTGGTCTGGGAAAGAATTCAATGGAGGAGAGAATTCATGACGAGATCAAACACATCATCAGTACCCTGGAAAAGAACGTTG GTAAAACAATGAGCCCTAAGGTTATGTTTCATAATGCAGCCTCCAACATCATCTGCCAGGTTCTGTTTGCTAGACGCTACGAGTATGATGACGAGTTAATCAAGCTGTTTGTTGAAATCTTTACCGAGGTTTCAAAGATAGCCAATGGACCGTGGGCCACG ctgTATGACTCTTTTCCTATAATACGTAACCTGCCACTGCCCTTCCAAAAGGCCTTTAAGAAAATGGAG ATTTATAAGAATCTTTCACGTCGCATGGTGAGTGAGCACAAAGAGACCCGAGTTCCCGGAGAGCCACGAGACTTTATTGACTGCTACCTGGATGAACTGGAGAAG AGAGTTGATGAAGAGTCTTCATTTTCAGAAGAAGAGCTCATTATTTACTCGCTGAATCTTCACTTCGCTGGGACTGACACCACCTCTAACACGCTTCTTACTGGTTTTCTTTACCTGATGAACTATCCACACATACAAG AACGATGTCAGCACGAGATAGACCGAGTGTTAGACGGGAAGGACCGCGCCAGTTTTGAAGATAGACACAATATGCCCTACGTGCAG GCAGTGATTCATGAAGTACAGAGGGTTGCCAACACTGTTCCTCTCAGTGTCTTCCACCGCACCACCAGGGACACAGAGCTCATGGGATATTCCATTCCCAAG gGTACAGTAATTATCCAGAATCTGACCTCAGTGCTCAACGAGGACGGACAGTGGAAATTCCCTCATGAATTCAACCCAGAAAACTTCCTAAATGACCAAGGAGAGTTTGTTAAACCAGAGGCTTTCATGCCTTTCTCTGCAG GTCCTCGGATGTGTCTCGGAGAGGGTCTGGCTCGTATGGAGCTCTTCCTCATCATGGTGACTCTGCTGAGGAGATATCAGTTCATCTGGCCCGAGGACGCAGGAGAACCAGACTTCACTCCGGTCTACGGGATCACCTTAACTCCCAAACCTTTTAGCATGAAGATCCAACTCAGGACACCACAATGA
- the hsf4 gene encoding heat shock factor protein 4, giving the protein MQESPGAVGVDGSYTSNVPAFLTKLWTLVEDPDTNHLICWSATGTSFHVFDQGRFAKEVLPKYFKHNNMASFVRQLNMYGFRKVVNIEQSGLVKPERDDTEFQHLYFLQGHEHMLEHIKRKVSIVKSEETKVRQEDLSKLLYEVQLLRTQQDNMECQMQDMKQQNEVLWREVVSLRQNHTQQQKVMNKLIQFLFSQMQSNTPSTVGLKRKLPLMLDDGSPSPPASKFSHSHQMEAIHEPFYIQSPSSDTASCSASGLAGGPIISDVTDMSQASMALQMQPDETREKCMMLIKEEPVSPGVRGGGKGSSVPGGEAVALTSPCEVCSSEPPVLPVAMVQSVLEGRGSVGSMLERRSKRPALERAEVADTVENVDMSLEELQQLLLRSHQQNAVEAGTSAVMDPFSLSLPLTEWNFTEMESNLKPYMFQNQEVEAFPAAGCEEQ; this is encoded by the exons ATGCAGGAGTCTCCAGGTGCGGTTGGTGTGGATGGCAGCTACACTAGTAATGTTCCAGCCTTTCTAACTAAGCTGTGGACCCTGGTTGAGGACCCAGACACCAACCACCTTATCTGCTGGAGTGCC aCTGGGACTAGTTTCCATGTGTTTGACCAGGGTCGCTTTGCTAAGGAGGTTTTGCCCAAATATTTTAAACACAACAACATGGCAAGCTTCGTCCGGCAACTCAACATGT ATGGTTTTCGTAAGGTGGTAAACATCGAGCAGAGTGGTTTGGTGAAACCTGAGAGAGACGATACAGAGTTCCAACATCTGTACTTCCTCCAGGGACATGAGCACATGCTGGAACACATCAAAAGAAAG GTGTCTATAGTGAAGAGTGAAGAGACTAAAGTTCGTCAGGAGGACCTCAGTAAGCTGCTGTACGAAGTCCAGCTTCTCAGAACACAACAGGACAACATGGAGTGTCAGATGCAGGACATGAAGCA GCAGAATGAGGTGCTGTGGCGGGAGGTGGTGTCACTGAGACAGAATCACACGCAGCAACAGAAGGTCATGAACAAG CTGATTCAGTTTCTGTTCAGCCAGATGCAGTCCAACACACCCAGCACTGTGGGCCTAAAGAGAAAGCT GCCTCTGATGTTGGACGATGGCTCTCCCAGCCCTCCTGCCTCCAAGTTCAGCCATAGTCACCAGATGGAAGCCATCCACGAGCCCTTCTACATCCAGTCG CCATCCAGTGATACTGCTTCCTGCTCTGCTAGCGGACTTGCAGGAGGACCGATTATATCCGATGTTACTGATATGTCTCAGGCGAGCATGGCTCTGCAGATGCAGCCTGATGAGACTAG GGAGAAGTGCATGATGCTGATCAAAGAGGAGCCTGTGAGTCCAGGGGTACGAGGGGGAGGAAAAGGAAGCAGTGTACCGGGAGGAGAAGCTGTAGCGTTGACCTCCCCGTGTGAGGTGTGCTCCTCTGAACCGCCTGTCCTCCCTGTTGCAATGGTCCAATCTGTTCTGGAGGGGAGGGGCTCTGTAGGCTCCATGCTGGAGAGGAGGAGCAAGAGACCTGCTCTGGAGAG agctgAGGTTGCAGACACAGTGGAGAATGTGGACATGAGCctggaggagctgcagcagctgcttctTAGGAGCCATCAGCAAAACGCTGTGGAAGCTGGGACCAGTGCCGTCATGGAT CCTTTCAGTCTAAGTCTGCCTCTGACTGAGTGGAACTTCACGGAGATGGAGTCCAACCTCAAACCA tACATGTTCCAGAACCAGGAAGTCGAGGCTTTTCCAGCCGCTGGCTGTGAAGAACAGTGA